A region of Hydrogenobacter sp. DNA encodes the following proteins:
- a CDS encoding c-type cytochrome, protein MIKAVFFTLLTLVFFYIIWINNIFAPHEKYEIPNQYEKIVEDVKYAKEGKQLFEQNCQACHSVRYDAVYPASIQANPNLKALQEHYGKVLPAEVYESAFYTELSQLKESFGKIPPDLSTMYLSRGKEYLFNFILDPQKVLPGTTMPPVMMGRPEDTAKIISYLRSVSEPSPSEQAKRTLMGVFTIAYLLIMGILIWIWRGRILKKMGLH, encoded by the coding sequence ATGATAAAGGCGGTGTTTTTTACACTTTTGACGCTTGTCTTCTTTTATATCATATGGATAAATAATATCTTTGCACCCCATGAAAAGTACGAGATACCAAATCAGTATGAGAAAATAGTTGAAGATGTGAAGTATGCGAAGGAAGGGAAACAGCTTTTTGAGCAGAACTGCCAAGCGTGTCATTCGGTAAGGTATGACGCTGTTTATCCTGCATCCATACAGGCAAATCCTAACTTAAAAGCCCTACAGGAACATTATGGGAAAGTCCTTCCCGCAGAAGTTTACGAAAGCGCCTTTTACACTGAGCTTTCTCAACTTAAAGAGTCCTTCGGTAAAATACCGCCTGACCTCTCAACCATGTATCTCTCAAGAGGTAAGGAGTATCTTTTTAACTTCATACTTGATCCACAAAAGGTGCTTCCCGGTACTACCATGCCACCTGTTATGATGGGAAGACCAGAAGATACAGCAAAAATAATTTCTTATCTGAGATCTGTGTCAGAGCCTTCCCCCTCCGAACAGGCAAAGAGAACACTTATGGGTGTTTTTACTATAGCTTACCTCTTAATTATGGGCATACTTATATGGATATGGAGGGGAAGGATACTTAAGAAGATGGGTCTGCACTGA